A portion of the Glycine max cultivar Williams 82 chromosome 10, Glycine_max_v4.0, whole genome shotgun sequence genome contains these proteins:
- the LOC106794787 gene encoding uncharacterized mitochondrial protein AtMg00810-like — translation MKIDSFLVQQNFTKCTTEHEIYVRNTDSGEFLIICLYVDDLLVTSDSKEDIRVFKGRIMEEFEMSDLGELSYFLGIEFVSTSKGIFMHQKKYAEDILKRFNMMECNSVITPTEIGIKLQRDGDKKEVDPTLYKQTIGSLRYLCNTRLDIAYCVGLMSRFMEKPKTPHFLATKRILRYVKGTLDLGILYPYSQKNIEGEVFGYSDSDWCGDKDDRKSTAEYVFKFGTTSISWCSKKQSVVALSTCEAE, via the coding sequence ATGAAAATTGATAGCTTCCTAGTTCAACAGAATTTCACCAAGTGCACTACTGAGCATGAAATTTATGTCAGAAACACAGATTCTGGTGAGTTTTTGATAATATGTCTCTATGTAGATGATTTGCTAGTGACTAGCGATAGTAAAGAAGATATAAGAGTGTTTAAAGGAAGAATAATGGAAGAATTTGAGATGTCTGATCTTGGTGAACTATCATACTTCCTGGGTATTGAATTTGTTTCTACCAGTAAAGggattttcatgcatcaaaagaaatatgcagaagaCATTCTAAAGAGGTTTAATATGATGGAGTGTAATTCTGTTATCACACCAACTGAAATTGGAATTAAGCTGCAAAGAGATGGGGATAAGAAAGAAGTTGATCCTACCTTGTACAAGCAAACTATAGGCTCATTAAGGTACCTATGTAACACCAGACTTGACATTGCCTATTGTGTTGGGTTGATGAGTAGGTTTATGGAGAAACCAAAGACACCTCATTTCCTGGCAACAAAGAGGATTTTGAGGTATGTGAAAGGAACATTAGATCTTGGCATTTTATATCCTTACAGTCAGAAGAATATAGAAGGAGAAGTGTTTGGTTATAGTGATTCAGATTGGTGTGGTGATAAGGATGATAGGAAAAGCACTGCTGAGtatgttttcaaatttggaacaaCATCCATCTCTTGGTGCTCAAAGAAGCAGAGTGTAGTTGCTTTGTCAACATGTGAAGCAGAATAA
- the LOC102668330 gene encoding protein MAIN-LIKE 1-like, producing the protein MEAPADSEDIVADIPADTGAEAAEDEHEGFSGGPSDPSVLTQYADHVACSVWTGEERPELKLSSHGRKVHSLGRPIPAIEVLVAGTGLSPLIACSVDTGDWGLLSAFVEWWHRETSSFHLPVGELTITLDDVSSLLYLPVVGDLHAFEPLHVDDAVQMLVDLLMVFAESARAETAQCRGPYVCLQWVRDIYQRRCQAGHWTAAARTYLLHLLGCTLFANKSATNVHVVYLEALRDLSMTERYAWGVAALVLMYDQLNDASMSHNRQLGGYITLLQYWIYEYFPSVGDSIADQDYDEDSLRACRWIVTKKTVKSICTSAYRERLDRLWILDVCWIPYGEHRSVRDSHVRSCYSGLLRWGPVALQVVPQASQTDIPHVPEPGASSTSVEVPKHAVEVCDDIAQRLERHLSLGVVTPGSSTHEVIKECLRYCT; encoded by the exons ATGGAGGCACCAGCTGATTCTGAGGACATTGTGGCAGACATTCCTGCGGACACAGGCGCGGAGGCTGCTGAGGATGAGCATGAGGGATTTTCGGGTGGTCCGAGCGACCCATCCGTGTTGACCCAGTATGCGGATCACGTTGCTTGCAGCGTATGGAcgggagag gagcgtCCTGAATTGAAGCTATCCTCTCATGGGAGGAAGGTCCATAGTTTAGGCAGGCCTATCCCTGCCATTGAGGTACTTGTTGCTGGTACAGGACTAAGTCCTCTGATCGCGTGTTCGGTAGACACCGGTGATTGGGGACTTTTGTCTGCGTTTGTGGAGTGGTGGCACCGGGAGACGTCTAGTTTCCATCTCCCGGTGGGAGAGCTCACCATCACGCTGGACGATGTCTCCTCACTTCTCTATCTTCCCGTGGTTGGCGACTTACACGCCTTTGAGCCCTTGCACGTGGACGATGCAGTTCAGATGCTGGTGGACTTATTGATGGTCTTTGCAGAATCTGCCAGGGCTGAGACAGCCCAGTGTCGTGGACCGTATGTATGCCTGCAATGGGTACGTGATATATATCAACGCCGATGCCAGGCAGGTCATTGGACAGCTGCGGCTCGCAcatatcttcttcatcttttgggtTGCACTctatttgctaacaagagtgcaaccaatgTGCATGTTGTTTACTTGGAGGCCCTTCGTGACCTCAGTATGACGGAGAGGTACGCCTGGGGAGTGGCTGCTTTGGTGCTTATGTACGACCAGCTGAACGATGCATCCATGAGCCACAACCGACAGCTTGGCGGTTACATCACACTGCTGCAg TACTGGATTTACGAGTACTTTCCGTCAGTTGGGGACTCCATTGCTGATCAGGACTACGACGAGGATTCTCTACGTGCGTGTAGGTGGATTGTGACGAAGAAGACCGTTAAGAGCATTTGTACGTCGGCATACAGGGAGCGCTTGGACCGACTCTGGATTCTGGATGTCTGTTGGATCCCGTATGGGGAGCACCGATCGGTCCGGGACTCCCACGTCAGATCATGCTATTCCGGTCTCTTGCGCTGGGGGCCTGTTGCT CTTCAAGTCGTCCCTCAGGCCTCGCAGACGGATATCCCTCACGTGCCGGAGCCAGGAGCATCGTCGACATCTGTGGAGGTGCCTaaacatgcagtg GAAGTTTGTGATGACATTGCTCAGAGGTTGGAGCGCCATCTGAGTCTAGGGGTGGTCACGCCAGGCTCATCGACACATGAGGTGATCAAAGAATGCCTCAG ATATTGTACATGA